The Photobacterium sp. TY1-4 DNA window TTGTTGAATCCCTACGCAACACAGGATTCGGGGTTCTGAAGAACCACCCGATCCAGCAGAAGCTGGTGAGCTCAATCTATGAGCACTGGAATACTTTTTTCAACAGCGAAGAGAAGCAGGACTACTACTTCAATGTCGAAACGCAAGACGGCTTCTTCCCGGCTGAAGTGTCTGAAATTGCAAAAGGCCATACCAAGAAAGACATCAAAGAATATTTCCATTTCTACCCGTGGGGCCAGTGCCCGGAAGCGCTGCGCGAAGAGCTGCAGAACTATTACGATGAAGCCAACAAGCTGGCTGCTGAGCTGCTGTCCTGGGTTGAAAAACACTCACCTGACCATGTTTCCGCGCTGTACTCCCAATCCCTGTCCAGCATGATCGACGGCAGTGATAAAACGCTGCTGCGTGTTCTGCATTACCCGCCGTTGAACGGGGATGAAGAGCTGGGGGCGATCCGTGCCGGTGCTCACGAAGATATCAACCTGCTGACCGTGCTGCCGGCAGCCAATGAGCCTGGCTTGCAAGTGCAAACCAAAGAAGGCGACTGGCTGGATGTACCTTGTGACTTCGG harbors:
- a CDS encoding isopenicillin N synthase family dioxygenase → MKLEAVDYTADNAEALFVESLRNTGFGVLKNHPIQQKLVSSIYEHWNTFFNSEEKQDYYFNVETQDGFFPAEVSEIAKGHTKKDIKEYFHFYPWGQCPEALREELQNYYDEANKLAAELLSWVEKHSPDHVSALYSQSLSSMIDGSDKTLLRVLHYPPLNGDEELGAIRAGAHEDINLLTVLPAANEPGLQVQTKEGDWLDVPCDFGNLIINIGDMLQEASGGYFPSTTHRVINPEGTDKTKARISLPLFLHPKPDVVLSERHTANSYLMERLKELGVI